CGCACAATTTGTCCGTAGGGAGTGGGGAGTGGGGAGTAGGGAAGAGGAATTTCCTCGTTCCCAGGCGGAACCTGGGAACAAGAGGTGTAGGGTGTTATCTTCTCATTTTGCTGATAGCTGAGCATGCTCTGATGAATATTTTGCAACTAACTGGGACATTTCCGGGTTGTAAAGCCGCAGATAATTCCAGTAGTTACCAAATACCTGACGCACATAATTTTTGGTTTCATCAAAGGGAATTGCTTCTACAAACTCATCTGGATCTTGTTTTGGTAGGGTTTGCAGCCATTTAGAAACGTTACCGGGACCTGCATTGTAACTGGCGATCGCGAGCATGGAATTATCTTTATACTGCTCGTGGGTATGATCTAAATACCAAGTCCCCAACATAATATTGTCATTGGGGGTTTCCAATTTAATTTTTTTGCTATCTACTTTAATTTGTGGAGCAATCCACTTAGCTGTATCTGGCATTACCTGCATTAAACCAGTCGCACCAGCAACAGAGCGGGCTTTTTCCTCAAATCGAGATTCTTGGCGCATTAAGGCAGTCACCAGCACGGGATTTACCTCATTCTTTGCCGACCACTTTTCAATTTCCTTTAGATATGGTAAAGGATAACGGGCTTGCCAGTAAGTGACTTGCTTGCTGAGATCCTGATACTCAGCTTTTTCTTGTGGTTTTTTCCGGTCTTCTAGTTTAGAAATTGTGTCAATACCGATTAAATATTCGCCTTTTGCCAACCGCATCAAACCTTCAGTGTATTGTTCTGCCACAGTTGGCTGCATTTTATTGACAAATTCAGTTTGCCACTGCAACCAAGCATCGCGATCTTGACCGAGTAAATACAATTCCTTAAAAGCTTCCGAACCTGCAGTTGGTACAGTACGCTGATAGGGGACAATTTTCGGGTCGAGACTGCGTATGTTATTGAAGTTGCCAACATTAAGACCTAGAACCGCAGCCGATCGCCATGCATAGTAAGAGTAGGGGAAGCGGTTAACAACATACTCGTAAGCTTTTTTTGCTTCCTGGCTTTTCCCGATTTTCGTTGCCCATTTCCCAACCCAAAAGCCAGCTCTTGGAGCCAGAATACTGTTGGGGTTGTTAGTAGGTATTGGTCCTGCCCACTGCCAAGCACCATTAAAATCTTTGGCTTTCGCTTTTTCTTGGGCAATTTTCCAACGGTACTCTGCCGCTTCTTCAGTGTTACCAAACTTTGTAATCAGTAACTGCAATGCTTGAGTGGCTGCTTTTGGATCTTGAGCCTGTAGAATCTTGGCTTTTTCCATCAGTGCTTCACCCGCTTTTTCAGGGTATTTACTGACGACTTTGTCAAGTAATGGTATTGCATCCTTACGGACTTGTGCCATTTCTGCCAGACGCAGTAAGCCATTTCCAGTTTCTTCAGCGTCAGGGAATGCTTTAACAAGTTGTTGATAGGTAGCAATTGCTTCTGGGCGTTTTCCACCTACCTGATATCCCCGTGCCACGCGATAGAGATTGCGGGGTGTCCGAGATGCTTTGGTATAAGCTTCTGCTGCTTTGGAAAATTCGCTATTTTCCCAGTATGCTGTACCCACGATTTCCCATTCTTCGGGTTTAAGGGTGGGGTTATTTGCCAACTGGTCTAGTATGGGAAGAATTCCTGATTTGTCATAGGCATGTTTTGCCAAAATCAGCTGCAATGACGGCTGTTGTGGATTTTCTTGCAACTGCTGGCGGATAATTTCCCAAGTTAAAGGATTTGAGGGAAATTGGGCAATGGCTTGCTCTTGATATTCAGGAGTTGCTATCAGATATAGGGCTTTAACAGAAGCAGGTTCTTTAGAATATTTTTTCACCACCTTCTGCCGCAAATCTGAGGCTTTGCCTTCCTCTCCAAGGACATCGGCTGCTTGCGCCTGTTTCAGTAAAACATAGGGTGCCAAGCGTGGATATTCGTCCTCTAGCCCTTCTAGTAACTCCAGTGCCGCTTTGGCTTGCTTCTTTTCAATCAAATCGCTAGCCAAAAGATAACGAGCGCGATTTCGGTCTTGCAAGTCGCGTCCCTTTGCAAGAGCCTCCAGCTTTGCACTGCGTTCATGCGAGGACTGTGACACCAGTGGAAGCACAGCGGAGTTAGCTTTGCTTGCTTCTGAAAGCTGCTCAGGCGAATTTTTAGTAAATCGCAGTAAATGCCCAAAGGATTTACTAAACTGAGGCGCGGACATCATTGCACCTGCTAGGAAGGCAAACAATCCAGCACCTGCAATGAGAGGGATATATTTTTTCTTTTGTCGCTGCTTCAGCATTGGTACCCGCTGAAAATTTCACATGAATTTCTAGCAACTCTAGCATCACTTGCGGACAATGTCGCCACTTTTAACTTTTGTATTCCTAATTTGGGGATCGTTATAGCTTTTTTCTTTTCTGGATGGGAATTCCAGCCATTTAAGTTAAAAATTTTGCATTTTTGTTTTTCTCTTTGCTTGTATAGTATGGGTTTGGCGATCATCTGTAAAAGCAAAGGTTGTAAGAGCAGTTGCTACAAACTCTCACAGGCATACCCCTTTCTTCCTTATATAAGGGCAAAAATCCTTCTTTAGGGGGAAGAAAAGGGATGTTGCTATTTTAGTCAAAGGTTAACAAAGTGTAACGCACCATCTCCAGAGTTCAAGATGCTAATACTTCGTTGAGAATGACGACAGGTAAATCGGTAATACTACGAAAACCTTGAAAGAAATGCGGATCTTCAAAAATGCTTGGTTTGAACGTTTTGCCCGTAAGGAACGGCTGACCGATGAAGCGCTTTACGCCGCTGTCACCAGAGCGTCCAAGGGGCTAGTAGATGCCGACTTAGGCGGCGGCATCATCAAACAGCGGATAGCGCGGCAAGGACAGGGAAAATCAGGAGGATACCGCAGTATCATTATTTTTCGCAGCGGCGATAAGGCTTTCTTCGTGTACGGCTTTTCCAAGAGCGATCTCGACAACAGTCAACTACCTACACCTCCCGAAGGGTAGGTGTAGGCTTGCCAAAAACTAAAGCAAGTCTTTAGCTCTCAATAGGCAACGCAAGAGTTGGTTAGGTCACTGGGGAGAGTCAAAAGCTCGTTACAAGGGGCATTATACGTTGTTAATTTGCGCTTCCCCCAGTTCTAAGTTTTAGTAGTAAATTACGAACGTATGTTTCCCTAGTTCGGACAAACTAATTGGCTTTTGTGAGAAGAAGAGATGCGGCTACTAAAATGACCGGAGGGACGTTACCAAAAATAACAAACACAGTTTATTGGGTTATCCCTAATAAAGGAATGATTAATCAAAATCGACAAGTTACAAGAGTACCAGTTGTCTCGCCAGATAACAAACCCCTGATGCCCACAAATTGCGCAAGAAGTCATGGGAAGCGTTGACGAAAACGGTTTACTGTGCTTGGATGAACCTCTGACGGTTCAAAAGCATAGCCGCGTTAAGGTAATTGTGCTGTTTGTGGAAGATGAGGTGGATGAAGATGATGAATCAAAAGAGTCTGTATTAAACAGTCTTCGCACTTCATTGCAACAAGCAAAAGCTGGAAAAACTAGACCTATTTCAGAACTGTGGGATGGTGTTGATGCAGAGTGAACTACCCTCAGTTCAAGTTCAGTTTACAGATGAATTTCAGTATCGGCTACGCACCCTGTCCAAAAAGTATCGCCACATTCGGTCTAATATTCAACCGATAATTGCACAACTGCAAGCAGGAAACTTTATTGGCGACCAAATATCTGGAACAGGGAACACTGTTTTCAAGGTACGAGTCCGCAACAGTGATATCCAGAAAGGTAAAAGTGGTGGTTATCGGCTCATTTATCAGCTTGAATCCCAACAAAGGTTATCCTCCTGCTAATCTATTCCAAAAGTGAACAAGCAGATGTTGCAGTAGAGGAGATTAAGTTAGTTATAGAAGAGTTTCAAAAATACGGTAGTACTTTGCCGGAAGCAAACCAGGAATAACATTAGATTATAGTTAGGACTGGTTCTGAATTTAAACCACACTCAACAACGCCTGTTTAAACTCCGCTTGTTTAGGTTGGCGTTGTCCAATTTTTTTCCCGTTTACGTAAGTACCATTTCTACTACCAAAATCTCGCACGCGAATATCAGGCGGGTTGATATCTAACAAGCAGTGATAGCGGGAAAAAATTACCGCGTCGTTCGTACTGTTCAATCGGTGCATACCCTTTCGTCTTAGAATTCGTCATGCTTCCGGTTTTCCCAAGGGTAAATTCACGGGCAAGACCAAAATCAAGTAATCCTGTGCTGGTTCGGGAGTAGCTTCACCCAGATTAGGGGTGATGATTGGGATTATTGCTCAGCAACCCAAGAGCTACCGCAATCTCAGAAAGGCGGTTGTCAGCTGTGAGAAAGATCAATTGAGTAGATTGTGTAGCAGGGAAAGCGGGTTGAATCAGCAGCACTGACGCTAGTTGGACGGCATCATAAGCGCGTAGAGGGTATTGACCGACCAACTGACCCGCAGTTTCTGCAAGTGTTGAATCGAGTTCAATCACTTGGTACTGATTATTCAGGTCAAAGCGAAACCTCTTCGGGCGATCGCGCTTCTAACTTCCACCCAAGTAATTCGGGCAATGATTAATGAGTTGCCAGTATTGAGATCCGAGATTGCCCGTATCCAAGCACTGCCAGTTTCCGGCACGTACCGTTTGACCAGAGCACTGCTATCTAAAAAGTAGACAGTCACATTAACCTCGTTCTTCAATAATGATTTCTGAGAGGGGCTTGCCGGGGGATGCTTCCAGTCTTTGGGTTAGTTCGCGCCACGCTTCTTCTGAAACTGGCTCAACATCGTCTCGACGAGGGGGAGAACTCACGAGTCCTGCTGCCACCAGGGATTGAATTATCTGTTCGGCATCCATTGCTGGTTCTTCAGTCAAAAGTTGAATCTGCACAGTTTGGTGCTCTTGTAGGGATAAGGGATTTAAGGGGCGCAGAACCCCGTTTTCATAGACAGCAGTGATAATTTCTGGCATGGTTTGCTAGTTGCCTTTCCTTTGTAAGTAAACCCAAAAGATTAACTAAAAGATGATAACAGAAGAATAGGGCTTAAGCCTCTCATCAAGGAGAAATAAACTATTTCAGGATGCGATCGCACCTTGAGTATCGTCTCGAAAAGCTTATAAAATCCTTGGGGTCAGGGGTCAGACCCAGCATTCACCAACAGTACCCTTTAAAAAGTCGAGGATCTGAGTCTTTCAATTTATCTTCGTCAATTATTATAGCAATTTGCCAGCATCGTACTACAAACATCGACCCCAAAGGTGGATAGTACTCAGTGCCAGGTATCGGAAAGGCAGAACCCGCAAGGCTTCATGAAAAATGACTTCTTCACACTTCGTAACAATTCTCTGTATATATATTATACAAGTCTCGATGCGAGAGAAATGGCAATTGCCCACGTACACTCAAATCCCCAATCCTGCCCATCAATATTAGTGTTATCAGCAATTGCTTGTATAGGTCAAAAGCCTTCTCTAGGATAGGATTGTAAGGTGAGCAGAATTAAACTGTGCCTTGAAGCCATGAATACACAACTGGTAAATTCTCTAGTGCAAATTATCCAGTCCCTCTCCCAAGAAGAGCGAATGTTTTTAGATGAAAAACTGAAAAAATCAGACGCACGAGCAGCTTTCCAAAAGTTGATTGAGTTGGGAGACAAAATCAACGCTCGTCGTGAAGGACAGCCATTTGACCCACCATTAGAAGATTATATCCGGCAAACAAGAGAAGAACGTAATGAGCAACACGATCAACTTATGCGTAGTTCCGTTCCCAAATCAGAGGCGAAATGACATTAACTTTAGTTTGTGTTGATGCCAACTTGGTCGTGCGTTTGTTTTCTAGAATTACGACAGAGTTGCAAGTCAGGGAATTGTGGAATCATTGGCTAGAGTCAGAGTACACAATTGTTGCACCAACCTTAATTTATTATGAACTTAGCAATGCGTTGCATCGAGCTGCTGTTGCAGGGCAAATCCTACCATAAGAGGCAGATCGAGCTTTGGCTGAGGCAATAAATTTAAATATCAGACTTTATGGTGATGCGGAATTACACAAACAAGCCTTAATGATAGCGCGAAGTTTGAGACTATCTGCTACATATGATGCCCATTATCTAGCGTTAGCGCAACGATTGCAATGCGAGTTTTGGACATCAGACAGGCGACTAGTTAACTCCGTACAAGCTATGTTTTCTTGGGTAAAGTTGGTATCTTGAAATTGCTAATGGCTTCTATACCAATCCTATTTGATAGGTAAAAATTATCAACCGCAAAGACGCAAAGAGCACGAAGAAAAGAGAGAAGAGAGAATTTTACAAATAGACATCTCTGAAAAAGAATATAAAAGCCTTATGCAGTCAGGGTCAATACCTCATTTCTGGAGATGTCTAATGATTTAGGATTGCTATAACGGGTGGGAACGAGAAATTAATGAATTCTCAATTACGAATTATTCTGTCTGGTTGCTCAGTCAAAATAGAACTAAACACCCCCATAGCTTGTTTTAACTGCTTAGCTGTATCTGCCTGTTCTTGATAAGTTCGTATGTAGTCCAAACTCAATCCGAGAAACGGTACTAGGTAGGCAATAATCTTAAGAAAATGGGCTATGTTGAAATGGCTGTCAAACAAATCTTTTGAACCAAAAACCATATGCAGTTGAGTGGCTACTTGGGGAATAATGCTGATAACGAGGGCATGAGAGAACAGACTTGGATATTTGTCGTAAAACCGAGGGAAAACAACAAGCCCTGCAAAGATAAATAGTAACAGCGGAGCAACGTCCCACGGACGAGTCACTATAGAATTAGGAAATATGGTTTTGGGCAGAGTAGCACTATGGGCGCAGATATATACAATTCCAAAAGCAGTTATTGCACAAACTAGACTCGCGATCGCTACCAAACCGATACTCCCTTTCCACTTTCTTGGCTGAACGATCAGAAAAAAGCCTGTACCAACAAGCACAATCAGAGCATTGAAAATTCGGCAGATTGCCCAAGTGAAAGGAATGAAATTTTGGTTATCCGCCACGCCCTGAATTAATCTATCGGCTGCTAGAGTGTGAAATGCATCCATACATCCAGCGCTAAAAAGTGCCACGCCAATGATAATGGTGACGACATCGCCCTTAAGGTAGAAATGTATTAAAGACAAAATTACTGTAAAGATTGCTGTACAGAAGGCACTCCACTTTAAAATAGTGTGTGTAAAACTGCCTGATAAAGTGTAATGCATGACATCAATGACTTTGCCTTTAGTCGTATTTGGCAGTGGGGCATCAAAGGTCTGTGAGGGGGAACCAAAATCTACTCCCAGTAGATTCAGCAAGCTAGGTAATACACATATACCGACTACTGCCCAAACCAATTGAACAGGAATCATAGTTTTTTTCATTGAAATTTCTGAGGTATTTTGCTTAACTTATAAGTAGCTTAACTCAGTATATTCTGGGATATATAAAGAAGTGGCAGTATGATTAGCAATTCTTATATATGTCACCGAATTAACAGTCTAGGATTGTTTTTTTCATTTAGGGACGCATTTTACCCAAAGCCCCAAATTTTTTCACGTACCAAAGACTACCTGCTAGCTCAGTAATTTTTGGTAAAAAGCCAAAATTTCAGAACTCATCTTTGGCAATTTACCAGCTTTGAAAAGATTGATGAGCTATCAATTTCATCGGGATTCACAGGCTTTTTATCAAAAATCGTACCCAAGAGAAGAGAATACCACACTGCACCAACTAATGACTACGCGAAAGAATCATATTACAGCAATTTTCAGATTAAGAGACCACATGGAGTGGGGTGGGCGTCCTCGCCGAACCTCTCATTCAGTACGGGCGGGGACGCCCGTACCACAAGAACAGAGTGTGGTTCTAGACTTGGAAAACTGCTGTAACCGAAGATTTGGTGTGAGACTGTTGCGGACTCTGAGCTTAAAAACCAAAGCCACAGTAGCTACTGCTATTAGCACGCTCTCATTACTGGCAATTGGGACAGAGGCTTATCCGTTGGCTCACCTATCGACTAGTCAGGAAATTAACCAAGCTGAACAAACTAACGCTTCTGCAAAAGCAGATTATGACAACCACGTGCTCAAAAGCAACAATCGATACCAGTTGGTATCCGACCCGGCTTGGAAAACACCAAATGGTCTGCCTTCTTTTAATAGGGAGGTAGCCGTTGCTGTAAAGGGCAAAACTGCACTTGCTCCCCAACAAGATTTACTCCTGAGCCTGGTGATTCGGATTGTGCTGACAGCATTGGTGGCGATCGCGAGCGCAGCTTTCTTATATAAGTGGGGTATCACTCCCATCCTCAATAAGACTAACGAGGAAGAAAAACTGGGTCAAAGAGAACTCGATACCGACATCGAGCGAGGAGAAGACGTCGCCGAGTTAGGGTCTAAAGTCAACTTGATGGCAGACCAATTGAAGGTTTTAGTTAGGGAACAAGTAGAACAATCCCGTCGCCTAGAAGCTGAAGCCAAGCGAACACAGATATTTACGGAAATTACCCTGCACATTCGTCAATTTTTAAACCAGAAAGATCTCCTCCAAGCAACAGCTGATGCGATCCGAAACTCACTTGCAACCGAGCGAGTCGTTGTCTATCGCTTTCATGAAGACTGTAGTGGAACCGCGATCGCAGAATCTGTTGCTGCTGATTTTCCAAGAATGATTGAGCGACAAATAGATGATCCTTGTTTTAGGGAGCGTTATGTACAACAGTACAAAAATGGTCGGGTGCGTGCAATTGATAATATCTACCAGGCAAATCTTACAGATTGTCACATTAAAACTTTAGAACAATTTACAGTCAAGGCAAATTTGGTTGCGCCAATTCTTCAAGAAAAACAGCTTGTCGGCTTACTGATTGCTCATCAGTGCAGTCAACCTCGGACTTGGCAGAAGTGGGAAATCAATTTATTCGCCCAGTTAGCAATTCAAGTTGGATTTGCTCTAGACCAAGCAGCTCTTTTGGAACAGCTTGAAATTATTTCGCAAGAGCAACGTCAACAAAAAGAAGTGCTCCAGCAAAAACTGGTTGAACTAGTCAGTAGTATCGAGGCGGTATCCGAGGGCGATTTAACTGTGAGGGCTGAAGTAACAGCAGGTGAAATCGGTATAATTGCTGACTTTTTCAATTTCATCATTAAAAACTTGCGACAAATTGTCATGACTGTCAAAAAAGCTGCTTCTGAAGTAAATCTTGCCGTTGGAGAAAATTCGGATGCAGTCCAGCAACTGGCTTTTGAAGCGCTCAAACAGACTGAACAGATGACTCGCGCCCTTGAAGACGTCAATCAGATGACCCTTTCAATTCAAGCTGTAGCTGATAGCGCCCACCAAGCGAAAGCAGTAGCCCGCAGTGCCTTTGACATAGCCAGAGCCAGCGCCGAAGCAATGGGTAGTACTGTCTCTAGTATCTTGAATTTGCAACAGACAGTGACAGAAACAGCGAACAAGGTGAACTGTTTAAGTGAATTTTCTCAAGAAATTTCTGTGGTTGTGTCGTTGATTAACAAAATTGCCGTGCAAACGAACTTGTTATCTATCAATGCTAGTCTGGAAATGGCACGGGCGGGTGATGAAGGTCGGGGCTTCGTTGTGGTGGTGGAAGAAATTGGTGACTTAGCAGCGCAATCTGCCCAAGCGACAACAGAAATACAACAAATTTTGGAGAAGATTCAATTGGGAACTAGCGACGCAGTTCAAGCTATGTCCATGGGAAGCACCCAAGTGGTGGAGGGAGCTAATCTTGTCAAAAATGCCAAGCTCAGCCTAGAGCAGATTTTAGACTTGTCTCGCCAGATTGACCAGTTAGTGCAGTCGATTTCAAGTGCGACAGTGTCTCAAGCTCAGACTTCTGGTGCTGTCACTATTTTGATGCAGGAGACTGCCAATGTCTCACAACGCACTTCAGATTCCTTTGACATGGTGTCTGGCTCTCTAGAAACAACTTTAGAGATAGCGCAGCAATTGCAAAAGTCTGTCAGTGTATTCAAAACTAGTGAGCAAAATTGAGGAGATTCTACATCGCTGCAAGATCTCCGACTTTTTTAAGAAGTCGGGGATCTGACCATTTTCATAAATGATTGAGGATTGCTATAATTGTGCTTCAGCGCTAACAACTTCATCGCAAAGCAAGTTTGGGAGTTTTTCCCTTCAAACCAATCATCAACTTAAGAGCAAACACTTTCAAGAAAGGAACGTGTCGCATTACCCACAAACCAATGCGACGAACTATAACGACTGGCAAGATATTATTAGAGAATACTCTGTCTAACAAATCGGTAAAACCTAAGATTGTCAAGTTTTCTTGTTTGCGCCAACGTTCATATCTTTTGAGAGTTTTTATATTGCCAATATCTTCACCTTTCTCATGAGCTTCTTGCAGCACTTGCGCCAAAGTTGCTACATCCCGAATACCTAAATTTAATCCTTGTCCGCCTACAGGATGGCAATTGTGTGCTGCATCACCAACTAAAGCCAATCGGTGGAGGACATAGCGATCGCTTTGCATGAGTTGGACTTGGAAAATAAAGCGATCGCCCAGTAATTCCAACTTACCCATTTGATTGCCATATCGCGCTTGTAATTCTGCCAAAAATTGTTCGTTATCCAAAGCACATAAAGCTTTGGCTTCTTCGTGAGGAGCAGTCCATACAATCCGGCAACGGTTTCCCCGCAATGGTAGTATTGCAAAAGGACCGCTGTGCCAGAATTTTTCATATGCTGTGTTGTTGTGAGATTTTTCTGGTTTAACAAAAGCCACAATACAAGACTGCCAATACTTCCACCCTTTAGTTGTAATTCCCGCAGCTTGACGAATGGGGGAACGGGAACCATCTGCAGCTACCACCAATTTGCAGCGAACCCTCCGCATTTCACCAGCCACTTTGATATCTATCATCACCATGTCCTGGTGGTAGTGAATATTAATAACTTCTGCGGGGCATAAATACGTAACATTGTGGCAATCTTTAACAAACTCCTGCAAGGGATGCAAAAGTGCTTGATGTTCTGCCACATAACCTAAATCTTTTGTACCGATGTCTGACGTTTGCCATTCTACAACAGTAGGATGATCGGCATCGGAAAGGCGGACTTGGCGATAAATTTCGATATTGGGCAATATTTTGTCCCAAATACCAATTCCTTGGTATATCAGCGCCGAAAGCATATGTACGGCGTAGGCTTGTCCTTTGGCTACGGCTGCTGATTCCACTTTTGCCTCAATCAGCAGCACACTCAACCCAGAATCTTTCAGCGCGGAGGCTAGGGTTAAGCCAACAATTCCGCCGCCTACAATAACCAAATCGTAATCGTACCCCCGCTTATGTGTCGAGGTTTGGGGGAGAGAAAGGGTTGGAGAAAGCTGTGCTTGCGTCATTGTTAAGAGAAATTACAGCGTTTTAATTTATATTTTGACGCAAACGGGTGGAGAAGAGCAAGAGTGACCAGTGACCAGTGACCAGTGACCAATTACCAGTGACCAGTGACCAGTAACAAATGACACTTTTAAGCATTTAGTTTATTGTGTTTGTTCTGCTTGTTCGGAATCTTCCTGTTCGCTCACTTTTTGAGTATTACCTGCTTTGACCCAACCCTCTCGATCGCTACCCACTACGCGGATTTTTTGCCAGCCTCCGTTTTCTTGCAGAACGATCGCTCTAGCATTAAAGCCAATTCCACCAATACGTTCAGCTTCTGTTTGTGGTTCTGCTCGTAAAATTAAGCCTTGTGACCAAGTCACGCGTGCTCGGTAAGCTCCTGGCGGTAGTTCTTTTGGTGCTTCTTCAGCCTTGGGAGATTCAGTCGGAGATTGGGTTGCTTCAGCTTTTGACTCTGGTTGAGAATTCGGTTTTTTGGTGGTGCTTTTAGAAACTACGGCTTTTGGATTTTTCCCTTTCACTTTAGGTAAATCGTTGGCAAAAATGGGTTTTGGAGGAGGTGCGGAAGTTCTATTCATAAAATATAGAGCTGTAGCAAAACCACCTCCCAGAAGAATGGTAAGTGCTAAGGAAATTCCAAGTATAAATTTAAATATGTTACCAATCATCTATTTACACCCTCAAGGTTAATAGTTACTAGTCATTTGTCCTTTGTCAATAGTCCTTTGTCAAGACCAATGACAAATGACTATTGACAAATGACTAAATCTATTATTGCAGTTGGCGTTGAATGCGATTGCTCAGAGAACTGTGTTTGGAAGCCAACCGCGCCCTACCTGCAGCCGCCCATTCTTGCAGTTTCTGAATTTGCTCGGTAGCAGTTCTTGCGAGAGGGATGATTTGACTGGCGGATTCCAAGATATCATCAGTTGTGAAATCCCGGTTTTGGCTGAACCCAATATGCATGGCTTCAATCAAAGTTTGCTCAATTTCTGCTCCAGAAAAATCGGGTGTTTCATAAGCAAGTCTGTCAAGATCGTAATTTTTTATATTATGCGGGCGCAATCGATTTAAATGCACGGTAAAGATTGCTTGTCTCTCTTCTTGGGTAGGTAACCCAACAAAGAAAATTTCATCAAACCGTCCTTTTCGCAGCATTTCTGGCGGTAGTGCTTGGATATCGTTAGCTGTAGCAACGACAAACACGGGTGAGGTTTTCTCGGCTAACCAGGTAATAAATGTACCAAATACACGGCTAGTTGTACCTGCATCTCCTTTACTACCAAGCCCGGAGAAGGCTTTATCTATCTCGTCTATCCATAAAATACAGGGCGCAAGGGCTTCTGCAACTTGTATCATTTGTCGGGTACGGGATTCAGATTCACCCACCAAACCAGCAAATAATCTTCCGACATCTAAACGTAGTAAAGGTAAATGCCAGTGATGTGCGATCGCTTTTGCAGTGAGAGATTTCCCCGTTCCCTGAATCCCGACGAGTAGCAAACCTCTGGGGTGAGGTAAACCGTACTGTCGTGCTTTGTCGGTAAACGAACCACCACGGCGGAGCAACCAATCTTTGAGGTTATCTAGTCCGCCAATATCGGAAATTTGTTCCGTAGCCGGGTAAAAGTCGAGAATTTGGGTTTGACGAATGGTTTGACGCTTTTCTTCTAGAACCAAGTCTACATCTTCTGGTAAGAGTTCGTCATGAGTTGCGATCGCCCTTGATAAAACTCGGCGAATCCGCTCCATGGATAGCCCTTGGCAAGAGCGCACCAAATCATCCATGACTTTACCAGAAAGGGAGTTACCAGTTGCTCCTAACAAGCGTTCTATTTCCCCTCTAATTTCAGATCCTGAAGGTAGGGGAAATTCCAAAACAGTTAAAACTTCCGTTAAGTCATCAGGAATGGCAATTCTGGGAGACAGCAGAACGATATTTTTTGGTTGCGACTTGAGGAGTCGAGCGAAGTTGCGGAGTTTGCGAGAAATCGCTACATCATCTAAAAATCGATGGTAGTCTCGAAGAATAAATACAGCAGGTGCAGATGCAGGTATTTTCTCCACAAATTCCAAAGCCTGCAAGGGATTGCGACGACCAAAACCTGCATCATTTGGATTACCCTGGTAACCATCCACAAAATCCCAAGTATAAAC
This genomic interval from Scytonema hofmannii PCC 7110 contains the following:
- a CDS encoding type II toxin-antitoxin system VapC family toxin — its product is MTVYFLDSSALVKRYVPETGSAWIRAISDLNTGNSLIIARITWVEVRSAIARRGFALT
- a CDS encoding type II toxin-antitoxin system VapC family toxin, with the translated sequence MIELDSTLAETAGQLVGQYPLRAYDAVQLASVLLIQPAFPATQSTQLIFLTADNRLSEIAVALGLLSNNPNHHP
- a CDS encoding transglycosylase SLT domain-containing protein — its product is MLKQRQKKKYIPLIAGAGLFAFLAGAMMSAPQFSKSFGHLLRFTKNSPEQLSEASKANSAVLPLVSQSSHERSAKLEALAKGRDLQDRNRARYLLASDLIEKKQAKAALELLEGLEDEYPRLAPYVLLKQAQAADVLGEEGKASDLRQKVVKKYSKEPASVKALYLIATPEYQEQAIAQFPSNPLTWEIIRQQLQENPQQPSLQLILAKHAYDKSGILPILDQLANNPTLKPEEWEIVGTAYWENSEFSKAAEAYTKASRTPRNLYRVARGYQVGGKRPEAIATYQQLVKAFPDAEETGNGLLRLAEMAQVRKDAIPLLDKVVSKYPEKAGEALMEKAKILQAQDPKAATQALQLLITKFGNTEEAAEYRWKIAQEKAKAKDFNGAWQWAGPIPTNNPNSILAPRAGFWVGKWATKIGKSQEAKKAYEYVVNRFPYSYYAWRSAAVLGLNVGNFNNIRSLDPKIVPYQRTVPTAGSEAFKELYLLGQDRDAWLQWQTEFVNKMQPTVAEQYTEGLMRLAKGEYLIGIDTISKLEDRKKPQEKAEYQDLSKQVTYWQARYPLPYLKEIEKWSAKNEVNPVLVTALMRQESRFEEKARSVAGATGLMQVMPDTAKWIAPQIKVDSKKIKLETPNDNIMLGTWYLDHTHEQYKDNSMLAIASYNAGPGNVSKWLQTLPKQDPDEFVEAIPFDETKNYVRQVFGNYWNYLRLYNPEMSQLVAKYSSEHAQLSAK
- a CDS encoding antitoxin family protein; amino-acid sequence: MPEIITAVYENGVLRPLNPLSLQEHQTVQIQLLTEEPAMDAEQIIQSLVAAGLVSSPPRRDDVEPVSEEAWRELTQRLEASPGKPLSEIIIEERG
- a CDS encoding type II toxin-antitoxin system VapC family toxin; amino-acid sequence: MAEAINLNIRLYGDAELHKQALMIARSLRLSATYDAHYLALAQRLQCEFWTSDRRLVNSVQAMFSWVKLVS
- a CDS encoding MASE3 domain-containing protein, encoding MKKTMIPVQLVWAVVGICVLPSLLNLLGVDFGSPSQTFDAPLPNTTKGKVIDVMHYTLSGSFTHTILKWSAFCTAIFTVILSLIHFYLKGDVVTIIIGVALFSAGCMDAFHTLAADRLIQGVADNQNFIPFTWAICRIFNALIVLVGTGFFLIVQPRKWKGSIGLVAIASLVCAITAFGIVYICAHSATLPKTIFPNSIVTRPWDVAPLLLFIFAGLVVFPRFYDKYPSLFSHALVISIIPQVATQLHMVFGSKDLFDSHFNIAHFLKIIAYLVPFLGLSLDYIRTYQEQADTAKQLKQAMGVFSSILTEQPDRIIRN
- a CDS encoding type II toxin-antitoxin system RelE/ParE family toxin, encoding MRIFKNAWFERFARKERLTDEALYAAVTRASKGLVDADLGGGIIKQRIARQGQGKSGGYRSIIIFRSGDKAFFVYGFSKSDLDNSQLPTPPEG
- a CDS encoding FHA domain-containing protein, whose protein sequence is MHRLNSTNDAVIFSRYHCLLDINPPDIRVRDFGSRNGTYVNGKKIGQRQPKQAEFKQALLSVV